The following coding sequences are from one Desulfofundulus luciae window:
- a CDS encoding Stp1/IreP family PP2C-type Ser/Thr phosphatase encodes MPRKKVQSGVASDTGQRRKNNEDSWLICEPEGELNLKTKGRLYAVADGMGGSVAGEIASRLAVRELQKYYFAEVPSQPPQEALRKAFQAAYESIRRKAMAEPELTGMGTTLTAVALRDNTAYVAHVGDSRAYLIRGKEIIQLTRDHTVTASLVEKGEITPEQAKTHPQRHILLQALGGRKQPTVELLTVPVKPKDVFILCSDGLYNAVSDDEIKEIITSAPDIQKAAGTLVALANQRGGRDNITVVVVKKVKPANLLGAVLLTILTIVLIVAVKWIFF; translated from the coding sequence TTGCCCAGGAAAAAGGTTCAGTCCGGTGTCGCCAGCGATACCGGCCAGAGGCGTAAAAACAACGAGGATAGCTGGCTGATCTGCGAGCCAGAAGGCGAACTTAATCTTAAAACAAAGGGAAGGCTTTATGCCGTGGCCGACGGCATGGGCGGCTCAGTAGCGGGGGAAATAGCCAGCCGCCTGGCAGTCAGGGAGCTCCAGAAATATTATTTTGCGGAAGTTCCGTCCCAACCTCCTCAAGAAGCCCTCCGGAAAGCATTTCAGGCGGCTTACGAAAGCATTCGCCGGAAAGCTATGGCTGAACCGGAACTCACCGGGATGGGCACAACTCTTACGGCGGTAGCGTTAAGGGATAACACCGCTTATGTTGCTCACGTTGGTGACAGCCGTGCTTACCTTATCCGTGGTAAAGAAATAATACAACTCACCAGAGATCACACAGTCACGGCCAGCCTTGTGGAAAAAGGAGAAATTACCCCGGAGCAGGCCAAAACCCACCCGCAGCGGCATATACTTCTCCAGGCATTGGGCGGGCGAAAGCAACCCACTGTTGAATTGCTTACCGTACCCGTTAAACCTAAAGATGTCTTCATCCTCTGCAGCGACGGCCTGTACAATGCGGTGAGCGACGACGAAATAAAAGAAATTATAACGTCAGCACCAGATATCCAAAAAGCTGCCGGAACTTTAGTTGCTCTGGCCAACCAGAGAGGCGGGCGCGATAACATAACCGTGGTTGTGGTTAAAAAAGTTAAACCGGCGAATTTATTAGGAGCGGTATTATTAACCATTTTGACTATTGTCCTGATAGTTGCCGTTAAGTGGATATTTTTTTAA